In Deltaproteobacteria bacterium, the sequence GTCCGGACATACCGCCGGGCGGCGCCGCTGGGCGGGAAAGTGCCGCTGGCGACGAAGTCAACCTCTTCCAAGGCGGCAGGGCTCCCCCGTGCCATCAGTTCCGCGACCGATAACCAGGTCGCTCCGCTCGTCCTGCTGATCGATTTTTCCACGCGCCCGGCCTCGGCCAGCCCCTCGATATCGGACAATGCGGTGTTCGCAAGCCTCTTCTTCGGGACGGGCGCGACCGATCTCTCCGTCGCCAACTACTGGCGCGAGGTGTCGTACGGCAAGTTCGTCCTCGCGCGTCCGCGGGACAAGGCGCCGATCGATCCGTCCCGCCCGGACGTCGCGGGATGGTTGCGCGCGGACGCTTTCTCCGCGATCACGCCCGCGGACATCGCCGGTGTCCAGGTGGCGAACGTGCGGCAGCTCCTGTCGGACGCGGTCGGGTTCCTCGCAGGGCAGGGTTTCGACTTCCGGCCGTACGTGCGCGCCTCGGACCTTACGTTCCACTCCGTGATCATCGTCCACCCCGGGTACGGGCAGGAGGATGCCGGGGCGGCAGGCGACCCGTACTCCCACACCGCCGGTCTTTCCGTCCCGATTCCCGTGTCGATTTCCGGAACGACCTACAGCATCGTGGACTACACGATCGTCCCGGGGTTGCAGGCTCCCTCGACGGGGGCGACGAATCCCGCGGTGGACCCGAGGATCGGCGCGGGGGTCATCGTCCACGAGATGGGCCATCTGTTCGGCCTGCCCGACCTGTATCCGACCTCCACGGCGGGGCAGGTCGCAACGGACAACGTGTTTTCGGGAGCCGGCGTCTTCGACCTGATGGCGTACGGGATGTGGGGGAATAACCTTCTTCAGAACCCGTCGAACCCAGCGCACCTCTCCGCGTGGTCCAAGGCGCACCTCGGTTGGCTCGTTCCGACCCTGGTCACCTCCAGCAGCCCGCGGACGTTGCGCCCGGTCGAGATCTTCCCCGAGGTCGACAAGGTCTGGTCGAACAGTCCGGCGGACCCGACGCAATATTTCCTGGTGGAGAACCGGGAACAGTCGAGCTCGCTGGGGAGCTGGCTGTTCGACCAGACCGGGATGGCGGGCGCGCTGATCTGGCAGATCGACGAAGAGGTGATCAACGCGCACCTGGCCACCAACGACGTGAACTCCAATCCCGCGTTCCGAGGCGTATACGTGAAGGAGGCGGACGGGATCCCCCACATGGGGCAGACGATCCCGCTGACGGGAACCCCGAACGACCGGGCGCCGTACTTCGGGCAGCAGGCGGACCTCTTTCTCACCGCCGGCCAGACGTTCAACCGAACGACACCGTCCACTACCGTGAACTCCACGCCGATCCTGGACAATACCTTCACGGACCATCCGTTCGATTTCGGACAGCAGGTGGCCTTGGTATCCTTCAGCCGCCTCGTTTCCAACGCGATCGATTACACGGTCAGCATCGTCGGAGGCGGCACGAGCGTCCCGTCGTGGAAGACGTTCAACATCGCGAGCACCACCGGCAGGTACGCGGACCCGATGCGGAGCGACGATATCCTCTCGATCGCGTTCGATTCCGGCAACAACGTCTGGCTGGGGAGCAAGGATCGCGGAATCGCCCGGTTCACCGGCACCAACTTCGACATCCTGAACACCCTCGACGGACTCCCGGCGGGGACGTCGACCGAGGCGGCGCCGATCCTCTCGATGGCGCCCGAGACCCGGTCCGGGAGCATGTGGGTCGGGACCGACCGGGGGATGTTCAAGATGCGGGATTCCGGCTCCGGGTTCCGGGTCCTCTCCTCCCTGACGGAGTCGTCCTCCGGGAACCGGAAGCTCCCCGCGGGGACGGGGACGATCCGCTCGATCGTGGTTCGGGGCGGGTTCCTTTCGGGCACCACGCCGATCGACATCAAGTACGCGGCCACCCCCCAGGGGGTGATCCGGGTGAACGACCTCGACACGGACGCCGATCCGGTCGACCCGATCTCGGTGATCCTCGTCGGGGACATGTCGGCGGTGGCGCTGGACGACAACGGGAACACGACCGCGGCGGACGATCTGCTGTGGGTCGGAGACCGGTCCGGAAACGTGTACCGGTCTCGGTTGCCCGGGGCGGACGGCGGCCCCGCGAGCGCGGATCCCACGTTCGACGCCCAGTTCAAGCGGATGTTCACGCTGACCGGGAGCCAGGTGACCTCCCTCGCGGTGGACAAGAATGGGCGCCTTTGGATCGGGACCGACACGCTCGGGCTCCGGGTGTTCGACATCGGCGAAACGCTCACCCCCGCGGCGGCGAACCTGGGCGATCCTTTCGATTTCGACAACGACGGAGACACGACGGAAACGGTCGGGCCGCCGTTCCTGGACGCCGGGAGGGGGCTGGCCTCCAACAACGTGGGTTCGATCGCGTTCCAGTCGACAACGGATACGGATGCCGTCGCCTGGGTCGCACACCTTCGGGATTCGTTGGGAAACGAGGGGGGCGCAAGCCGGTTCAACGCGAACGCGACCAACGACAACACCACCGTCGTGGACGAGCGGGTGACGGTGTTCCGTCCGGACCCCGCGGTTCCGCTGCCGGAGAACCAGGTGACCGGCCCGGCGTCGACGTCCGTCGTCGCCGCCGCCGCGGACAGCGCCGGAAACGTCTGGTTCGGGACGACGACCCCCGGCGCCGCCGGCGCGTCCCGGTTCGGGAACGCCGGGATCGTGTCGCTCGACCGCAGCAACTACGTCAACATCTCCGTCATCGCGACGGCGACGCTCCAGGACGACGGCCTGAACACGGACCCGGGGGTCGTGGACGTCGCCATCGTCCGGGTCACCAGCGCTTCGGACGCAACCGGGTTCTTCCTGGTCCTGACGGAGACGGGCGCGGATACCGGGATCTTCCAGGGGCGGTTCGGGTTCACCGAGGGCGCCACCGACGCGACCGCGTCCCCCCCGATCATCCAGGTGGCGAGCGGCAACGGCGTGACCGTAACATACGTCGATTTCGACCCTCCGGGGGCGAGGACCGCCGCGGCCACCTGGAGGAGGGTATTCCCGTTCAGCGACGGCCTGTTCATCGAGGATTTCCGCTGCTTCATCGCCACGGCGGCGTTCGGGTCCCCGATGGCACAGGAGGTCGCCACGTTCCGCGCATTCCGCGACCGGGTGCTCCTCTCCCTCCCCTTCGGCGACGCCGTGGTGGGGTGGTATTACCGTCTAAGCCCGACAGCGGCCGGATACATCGCGGAATCCCCCTTCTTGAAATTCGCGGCGAGATTCGTGCTGGTTCCCCTTTCCATGGCCGCCGGGATCGCGGTCGGCGACACCACCGGAACGGTCGTGATCCTCTTGATCCTAATCGGGATTCCATCGGCGTGGTGGCTGCTCCGCGGCCGTTTCCCGGCGTGATGGCGGGATCGACAGGGAATATGAGGGAATGCTTCTTGCTGTTTCACCCCGGAACGGATGCGCCCACCCCGGGGTGCGCGATTTGACGCAGCGGACGAGGGAAATTACCTACAGGCGGGTAACGATCCGGGTGCTGAAGGGGAGGGGAGGCCGGCTTGCTCCGGGATTGCTGATGGCGGTTTCCTTTTTGATGATGGCGCCGGGCCTCCGGGGGACCGGGTCGGCCGCCGGGCTCGTTTCGGGGAACTACCAGTTGAACTGGGATCAGACGGTCGACAAGACCGATCAGGAAACCCGGGATGTCCGGAAACTGAGGCAGGCGGTCGAGATCAAGTCGAAAGGCACCACGTCCCCGGTGATCACGAACGAGGTCACGTTCAAGGTCGAGCAGGAGGTCAACTCCGATTCGCCGGACGTCGTCCGGCTGCTCCCGACCATCGACCTCGGTTTCAAGGGGAGTTACTGGGAAGCCAAGGCGGGGCTGAAACGGACCGACGAGAATTCCGACGAGCCGGGGAAGAGCCCGAAAACCACCGATGCGATATTCTTCGAGTGGTTCTACCTCCCGCCGAAGAGCGTTCCGGACCTGAAGGGGAAATACACGCTCGACATCGAAAAGGAATCCGGGACGACCGACACGGAGAAGCACGGCGTGACCCTCTCGTCTGTGTACAACCCGAACGGGTGGCTGAACGTCCGGGGCGACTACAACCGGAACCGGCTCCACGACAAGCTCAAGGCCGACTCCGACACGGAAGACGAGAAGGTGGGAGGTTCGATCGGGTTGCGCCATGTCCTGTACGACAAGATAAAGATGGACACCACCTACACCGTGGATGTCACACGGGGCGCGACGCTGAAGAGCGACGGCACGGGTTCGGTCGCCGCGAACGACAAGAACGACCAGGTGCACACCTGGAAGAATCTCGTCACGTTCCGCCCGTTCCGGGACACGTCCATCGACGGATCGTACGATATCGACCTGAAGCAGAACATCGCGAAAGGCGAACATACCCAGACGACCAACTCGAAGGCCACCGTGGCCCAGAAGATCGGCACGCCGTTCGATCTGCGCGGGGAGTTCCTCCGCGTCGTCACGGAAGCACGGCACACGGTGGACGACAACGAGAAGACCGAGGAAACCTGGACGGCCGATTTCAAGGCGCGATTCTCGAAGATCGTCGACCTGTCGTTCCGATACCAGAAAAAGGACACGGTCGAGGACCACCTGGACGACACGAAAGACACCACGTCCGGAACGCTCAACCGGAACGTGACCTGGACCGGGGACCTGGCTCCGTTCTGGAAGGCGTCCGCCTCGTTCGACATGACCGACACCCTGGTGAAGGACGTGAAGACCATCGTCGACACGAAATTCAGCATGAAGACGACGTTCGATTTCAAGGCGGTGAGCCTCACGCTCGACCCGTCCTACGACATCACCTTCAAGGACGACCTGCTGAAGCCCGAGTACACCGCGATCCGCGATTTCAAGTTCAAGGTGGCGTACAAGGTGTTTTCCACGCGGACCTTCGAGGGGAAGTTCGACCACACCTACGGCAGGAAGGTCGACACGGGAGCCCGGAACATCCAGCGGACCGACAGCACCAACGGGAACCTGACGTGGAAGGACGGCGTCCCGGGGTGGACGGCCGCGTTCGACCTGACCCGCCAGGCGACCGATACCAGCCAGGATGACCTGGCCGCGGACATCACGTCCACGTTCGGCTTCAAGGCCGATTACAAGTACGAGTGGCTTTCCCTCGGGACGAGCTACAAGTACGACAAGCGGTCCCTGACCGACAACAGCGAGAATTTCGACGCCAAATTGGGATGGGCGGCGCCGAAATGGGACACGACCCTGATCTACACGTTCAAGAAGACTTTTTCGACCGTGTTGAACGAAGGGTATACCATCAGCCTCACGTTTAAATATAATCTCTAAGGTACAGCGACCGAACGAGGAGGGGAGATGAGCGTCTGGAAAAAAACCGTGTTGTTGATCGCGGCCCTGTCGGTGGCGGCCGGCTGTTCGCGTCCGGTGCTGATCTCCAGCAGCCAGCCGTCGAAGACCAAGGACCAGTATCTGCGCGTAAAGAAGGTTTCCGTCTTCCCGTTCGAGAACTACTCGGACCTGAAGGACGCCGACAAGGCGATCGACGCCCTGCTCGTCCCGGCCCTTCGGGACCTGGAAGTGTTCGACGCCGTCGAGGACACCCGCTTCACGCGGGACATCATGAAGAAGCTCAAGATCACCTCCACCGACATTCTCGACAAGGAGCTGATGAAGAAGTTCGGCGACGAGATGAACGTCCAGGCGATCGTCTTCGGGAAGATCGTCTCCTTCGGCAAGGGGAAGGAGAAGGACTCGTCGAGCCAGGTCACCATGGACCTGTCCCTGTTCGATCCCTCCACGGGCTCTGTTCTGTGGGCCGGAAACGTCAGCGCTTACGGGGGGCTGACGGCGGGGAAGGTGTTCGGGGTCACCGAGGGGATGCTCGACATCGAGGTGGCGCGCGACGCCGTGAAGCGGATCACCAGGGCGATGGCGTCCGACATCCGCGACGCCCGGAACCGGGAACGGAAGGGGGTCATCGCCGAGATCCGGAAGGAAGAGGAGCAGGAGCGGGCGCGCCTCGAGAAGCTGAAGGGCGAGACCGGGAAGATCCAGGCGACCATCGACAAGGCGAAGGCGGAGGCCCAGGGGATCCGCGATTCCGCGGCGAAGGACGCGGAGAAGAGCAAGACCGACCTCGAGCTGCAGAAGGCGGCGTTCGAGGCCGAGAAGACCAGGACGCAGGCCGCGCAGCAGGAGATCGACCAGGAGAAGTTGAAGGTCGAGGTCGAGCGGAAGAAGGTAGCGGAAGAGCTGAAGCGGATAGAGGACGAGAAGCGGGCGCTTGAAGAGGCCCGCAGGAAAGCCGAGGAGGCGAAGAAGGCCGCGGAATCCCCCGCCGCGTCCCCGCCTCCGGCGACGCCCCCCGCGCCGGCGGACTCCTCCGGGACTCCCCCGGCTCCGGCCGTGCCGGAAACCGCTCCCGCGCCGCCGGCGGGAAAAACGGGGCCGTAGGGGACGGAGAAGGGACGAAAGGGGTTTCGATCCGGGAACCCCTGGCGGCACGCCCGCCGGGGGTTTTCCATATGAAGCGACGAGAGGAGAAAGCCAAGTTGCGAAACGTGCGCGAAACGATGTTCGCGGCGCTTGCGATCGCCGCGATGGTGATCGCCGTCGGCTGTTCGAAGAAGGATGTCCGGGACGAAGCGGTGGCTTCGGTGAACGGCGAGGACGTAAAGGTCTCGGAGCTGCGGGAGTTCCTCGGGGTCCGCGGCGGAGTCGCACCCGCGGGGTCGGTTCCCGTCGAGAAAAAGAAGGAGGCGCTCGACCGGCTGGTGGCGGGTCGCCTGCTCGCCCAGGAGGCCCGGGCGATGGGGCTGGACAACACCGAGCAGTTCCGGGGCGCGGCTTCCCGCAACGAGCAGGGGGTCTGGATCAATGCGCTCGTGCGGAAGGAGATCGCCTCGAAGTTGAAGGTCGCCGATTCGGACGTCGAGGGCGAGGCGAAGAAGATGCGGAGCGCGGACAACGCCATCACCGAGGCCGACGCGAAGGGGAGGGCGACCCAGGCGGTCGCCGACCGGCAGCTGCGCAAGATCGAGGAGGAGCTCCTGGAGGCGGCGAGGAAGGAGTTTCCCGCGGCGGTGGACAACGAGGCGATCGGAAGGATCGGCAAGGGCGATGCGGTCAGGGACGACGCGGTGCTCGCCACCGTGGGAGGGGAGAAGGTCAGCTACGGGGATGTGAAATCCCTCCTCGCCGGGATGTCGCCCGGCACGCACGGCAGCCAGGACCTGTCGAGGAACCCGAACGCCGTGGCGAAGGTGCTCGAACGCGAGGCGATGGGGAAATCGCTGTACGCCTACGCGAAGAAACAGGGACTCGACGGGACGGAGTGGCTGAAATCGGTCCGGTCCGACATGGAGCGGGGCGTCCTCATCAACCTGCTGGCCGAAAGGATCGCGAAGGATGTCTCCGTGACCGACGAGGAGATCCGCGCGGCGTACGCCGAGCACGCCCAGATGCTGGTCCGGGACGGAAAGAAGATCCCCCTCGCGCAGGTGAAGGATCAGCTCCGCGGGTTCCTCGAGAACGCCAAGCGGAGGAAGGTCCTCGAGGAGCGGGTCGAAGCGCTGCGGAAGAAGGCGAAGATCACGGTCAACGAGGCGACGCTGCCGAAGGTGTGACGCCCGGGTGAATTCCATCGCCGTGAAGGACGTACCAATGGAACGGAGGGCGGGCATGGGGTACCGGGTTCTGGCCGCCGTTGCGGTGTGTGCCGTGGTCGCCGGCCCGATCCGGGCGCTGGCGGGGGTATCGTTCGATTTCCTCGACGCGACGGGCGGGTTCGGAATCGGCCGGGAAAGCTTCGACCGCCCCGTGGACGTCGTCCAGGACCGCGAGGAGAACCTGTACGTCGTGGATCGGGGGAACAACCGGATCCAGGTGCTGGACCGGAGGGGGAGGTTCGTCCGCGAATGGGGCGGGCGCGGTTTTTCCCCGGGATCGTTCGACGCTCCGTCGGCGATCGCGATCGACCGCGCGGCCGGCGTCCTGTTCGTCGTCGACACGGGGAACCACCGCATCCAGAAGTTCGACCTGAACGGGAAGGCGCTCCTGTCGTTCGGCCGGCTGGGTTCCGGAACCGGGGATTTCAATAAACCGCTGGACGTCGCCCTGGACCGGAAGGGGAACGTCTACGTGGCGGATTCCGGCAATAACCGGATCCAGAAGTTCGACTCCTCCGGGAAGTTCCTGGTCGAATGGGGGAGGTTCGCGAGGAGGAAGGGCGCGGAGCTCAACAACCCGGTTTCCCTCGCGTATTCGGAGGAGGGATTCGGGTTCGTCTACGTCCTCAACTCCCCGGAATGCAGGGTCCAGAAGTACGACATCGAGGGAAACCTCTCCAAGGAATGGCCGATGCACCGGAAGGGCGAAGGGGCCCTGTGCGGCCCTTCCCGCATCCGGATTGAACCCCGAAAATATACGGTGTATATTGCGGACACGGAGAACGACCGGGTGATCCTGTTCGACCGGGACGGCGAGCCGCTCGGGGACCTGAAAACGGGGAAGGCCGGATTCCGCAAACCGGCGGGGGTATCCGTGGACGTGACCTTCGACGAGAACGTGGTCGTTGCCGACACCGGGAACCATCTCATCCAGAAATTCAGGAGGACAAGGTGACGATGCGCCTCTTTCCGAAGCAGAAATGCCGGGCGGGGATTCTCGCCGCGCTGGTGCTCCTGGCCGCTTCCGCCGGATTCGCGGAAGAGAGGAACATGACCCCCCTTTCGGGCGGGGTGCCGATGATCGAGGGGATCAAGATGCTCGAGGCCGGAGCGGTCGCCCCCGATTTCACGGTGAAGGACACGGACGGGACCTCTTTCCGGTTCGCCGAGGAAGCGGCGAAGAAGCCGGTCCTCATCGTCTTCTGGTCCATCTTCTGCGAGCCGTGCCGGTTCGAGATGCCGGTGATACAGAAACTCTTTGAAAAGCACAGGGATGCGATCTCCGTGGCGGCGGTCGCCCTCGACGGCGAGCCGCTGAAGAACAGCATCGTGGGGTTCGTGAAGCAGGAAGGGTACACGTTCAAGGTCCTGGTGGACGAGCTCGACGAGAGGGAGATGTTCAAGGTCGCCGACCCGTTCGGCGTCGCCGGGACCCCGACCGTGTTCCTCGTCGAGAAGGGGGGGAAGATCGCCCTCGCCAAGGTCGGCCGTTTCAAGGAAGAGGATCTCGAGAAGGCCATCCAGTCCGTCCTGAAGAAATGAGATCGGAATGCGGGTGATCCGGACCGCCTGCCTCGCCCTGCTTCTCCTCCTGGTCGCGGCGCCCGCCTTCGGAGTCGCCGTGGGCGAGCGGGCCGTGCCCTTCGAAGGGGAAACGCTCGGGGGGGAGCGATTCCGGCTGGCGGATTCGATCGGCAAGAAGGTGATCCTCCTCAAGTTCGGATCGATCTACTGCTCCACCTGCGTTTCCTCGCTCGAGGACGTCTCCCGCATACAGAGACGGTTCAAGGCGTCCGACCTGCAGATCGTCGGCGTGAACCTCGACGTGTACGGGCTGTCGCGGGTCCGGCGCTTCTACCGCGGATACGCGAACCTGATCAAGTACCCGATGGTCATCGACGAAAAGCTCGCCGCCTCCCGGCCGTACGACATCCAGTCGATCCCCGCGCACGTGATCATCGACCGGCAGGGGGTGGTCCGGTTCGTTTCCACCGGCGCTTCCGGCGACGACCTGAAAATCCTCGAAGAGGCGCTCGGCAAGGTCATCCGGGGAGAGTCCGGGATCGAAAAACTGGCGAAGGAGCTCCCCCTTCAGGTATTCCTTCCGATCAACTTCACGAAGACGCTGCAGGATTCGATGTACATCGTCGGGAAGGCGAAGCGGGGAGCGCGGGTCACGCTGGCGCTGAACGGCGGCTCCCGGCAGTCCGTGACCGTGATGCGGGACCTCTTCTACATCCGGACCCCCCTGTCGCTCGGCTCCAACTATCTCGAAGTGTCGATCGTCGATCCGGTCGGCGGAAGGGTGAACCAGGGAGTCGTGATCTTCCGCGAGCCGAAGATGGGGTCGGGGATCGAGTCTCCCTTCCCGGAATACCGCTTCCACAACGAGAAGAACGAGGCGCCTTGCCGGGCATGCCACAACATGAACCCTCCGGAGCAGGGCGCGCAGGGGTTCGCGACGGCCACCCAGTTCTGCCTCGGGTGCCACAAGGAGCTGACCGGGCAGCGGCAGGTCCACGGTCCGATCACCATCGGCGGGTGCGCCCCGTGCCACCAGTTCAACTCCCGCCCGAACCGGTACGAGGTGATCGCGCAGGGGCAGGATCTCTGCTTCAAGTGCCACGAGGAGAAGCGGAAGGACCTCATCAAGTCGTTCCTTCACGGCCCGATGTCCGCGGGGCTCTGCACGATCTGCCACAGCCCCCACGCCTCGTCGGAAAAGTACCAGCTTCGCCGGTTCATGGGAGACCTCTGCGTGATGTGCCACGAGGCGATGAAGGCGGTATCGTTCCGGAAGGTGGTCCACAAACCGGTCAACGACGGGGCGTGCGGCGGTTGCCACGAATCGCACTCCTCCGACCGGAACGACAACTTCGTGAAGAAGCCGGGGAACGCCCTGTGTTTTTCTTGTCACCCGAACATTACCAAGTCGACGCACAATCATCCGTTCGGAGTCCCTCCGAAGAAGGAGCGGGTGATCAAGCTGGACAAGGAGGGGAACCTGATTTGCGTCTCCTGCCACGAGCCGCACGCGGGCGACGAGAGCAAACTTCTGGTCAAGGGCGGATGCGCGAAGTGCCACTCCTGACGGACGGAGCCGCAGGCCGGGAAAGGTGCGGGCGTTGACGAAGATCCACGGGACCCTGGGCTTCAAGCTGGTGATGGCCTCCATGGTCCTGGCCCTCGTCACCATCGGGCTGGGCGGCGTCATCGTGTACAAGGTCAGCGAGGACGCCATCAAGGTCGACGCGCAGGCCACGGTCAAGGAACTGGCCGCCGACCTCGACAACATGAACGTCGTCGGCGACGGCGGGGGGCAGGACCTGCTGGACCGCCTCACGCGGCTCAAGGTCCAGAAATTCGGGGCCGCCTGGGTGATGGACCGGAACGGATTCCTCATCGCCCACATGGATCCACGGTACCGGGGCGACGCCGAGGCGCGCCAGTTCATCGGCGACTACGTGGTGAACCTGAACGTCGGCGAGCAGCCCATCCAGCAGCTGGGAGAGAAGAACGTCGCTCACAAGCTGAAGCTTCTGGACCTCATGGACAAGTTCACGGCGGGGTTCGGCAGCTACACGTTCCGCGGGGAGACCGAGCTGATCGCCTTCAAGGTCCTGAAGGAGAAAGGGTGGTTCGTCGCGGTCGACCAGCCGATCAGCACCGCCTACTCCGAGCTCGACCGGATAAAGCACACGATCGTGACGATGTGCGTGGTGATCGCCTTCCTCGTCTTCGGCTTCACCTGGTTCGCGATGCGCGTCATCATCCGGCCGTACTACCGCGAGCAGGAGGACACGAACCGCAGGCTCGAGCTGCTGAACCAGGAGCTCGAATCGTCGAAGAAGCGGCTGGAGAAGTCGGGGAACAGCCTGACCCGCCTGTACGATCTCTCCATCGCGATGCAATATTCCGGGTTCCTCGAGTCCCACCTCCCGCTGGTCCTGGGAGTCGCCCAGGAACGGTTCGAGGTGGACCGCATCCTGCTGTTCATGCCCGACGAACAGGGGAAGTTCCTCCGGTGCCGGGCGGCGGTCGGGAACGTCTTCGAGTCGGAGGAGAAGGTCCACGTCCCGCTGGGGCCGCAGGGCGGCGGGCTGTTCCGGGCGTTCCAGGGGAAGCGCACCGTCCTGTGGGACGGCGACGGCCCCGTCCCCGAGGAGAACCGGATCCTGCCTCCATACGACCAGATCCGCTCGCTTCGCTCCCGCACCTATGCGATCTTCCCCCTGATCTCCAAGGACAAGGTGGTCGGCGTCCTCGGGGTCGACAACAAGATGAGCCGGCGTTCGTTGAGCCGCGAGGATATCGGCGCGATCGAGAACTTCTCCTACAAGATGGCGTCCCTGATCGAGAACACGCTCCACTTCCAGTCGATGCGGAAGGCGGCGCAGGAGATGGAGAACCGCGATCGGCTGACCGGCCTGTTCCACCTGCGGCACGTGAAGACGATCGC encodes:
- a CDS encoding M6 family metalloprotease domain-containing protein; its protein translation is MTRKAIGLVALAVYFGYGAAPTIALPPPRPGLVDPLTHRYRTTGAKTPVIPKEVRTYRRAAPLGGKVPLATKSTSSKAAGLPRAISSATDNQVAPLVLLIDFSTRPASASPSISDNAVFASLFFGTGATDLSVANYWREVSYGKFVLARPRDKAPIDPSRPDVAGWLRADAFSAITPADIAGVQVANVRQLLSDAVGFLAGQGFDFRPYVRASDLTFHSVIIVHPGYGQEDAGAAGDPYSHTAGLSVPIPVSISGTTYSIVDYTIVPGLQAPSTGATNPAVDPRIGAGVIVHEMGHLFGLPDLYPTSTAGQVATDNVFSGAGVFDLMAYGMWGNNLLQNPSNPAHLSAWSKAHLGWLVPTLVTSSSPRTLRPVEIFPEVDKVWSNSPADPTQYFLVENREQSSSLGSWLFDQTGMAGALIWQIDEEVINAHLATNDVNSNPAFRGVYVKEADGIPHMGQTIPLTGTPNDRAPYFGQQADLFLTAGQTFNRTTPSTTVNSTPILDNTFTDHPFDFGQQVALVSFSRLVSNAIDYTVSIVGGGTSVPSWKTFNIASTTGRYADPMRSDDILSIAFDSGNNVWLGSKDRGIARFTGTNFDILNTLDGLPAGTSTEAAPILSMAPETRSGSMWVGTDRGMFKMRDSGSGFRVLSSLTESSSGNRKLPAGTGTIRSIVVRGGFLSGTTPIDIKYAATPQGVIRVNDLDTDADPVDPISVILVGDMSAVALDDNGNTTAADDLLWVGDRSGNVYRSRLPGADGGPASADPTFDAQFKRMFTLTGSQVTSLAVDKNGRLWIGTDTLGLRVFDIGETLTPAAANLGDPFDFDNDGDTTETVGPPFLDAGRGLASNNVGSIAFQSTTDTDAVAWVAHLRDSLGNEGGASRFNANATNDNTTVVDERVTVFRPDPAVPLPENQVTGPASTSVVAAAADSAGNVWFGTTTPGAAGASRFGNAGIVSLDRSNYVNISVIATATLQDDGLNTDPGVVDVAIVRVTSASDATGFFLVLTETGADTGIFQGRFGFTEGATDATASPPIIQVASGNGVTVTYVDFDPPGARTAAATWRRVFPFSDGLFIEDFRCFIATAAFGSPMAQEVATFRAFRDRVLLSLPFGDAVVGWYYRLSPTAAGYIAESPFLKFAARFVLVPLSMAAGIAVGDTTGTVVILLILIGIPSAWWLLRGRFPA
- a CDS encoding NBPF family protein; this encodes MAPGLRGTGSAAGLVSGNYQLNWDQTVDKTDQETRDVRKLRQAVEIKSKGTTSPVITNEVTFKVEQEVNSDSPDVVRLLPTIDLGFKGSYWEAKAGLKRTDENSDEPGKSPKTTDAIFFEWFYLPPKSVPDLKGKYTLDIEKESGTTDTEKHGVTLSSVYNPNGWLNVRGDYNRNRLHDKLKADSDTEDEKVGGSIGLRHVLYDKIKMDTTYTVDVTRGATLKSDGTGSVAANDKNDQVHTWKNLVTFRPFRDTSIDGSYDIDLKQNIAKGEHTQTTNSKATVAQKIGTPFDLRGEFLRVVTEARHTVDDNEKTEETWTADFKARFSKIVDLSFRYQKKDTVEDHLDDTKDTTSGTLNRNVTWTGDLAPFWKASASFDMTDTLVKDVKTIVDTKFSMKTTFDFKAVSLTLDPSYDITFKDDLLKPEYTAIRDFKFKVAYKVFSTRTFEGKFDHTYGRKVDTGARNIQRTDSTNGNLTWKDGVPGWTAAFDLTRQATDTSQDDLAADITSTFGFKADYKYEWLSLGTSYKYDKRSLTDNSENFDAKLGWAAPKWDTTLIYTFKKTFSTVLNEGYTISLTFKYNL
- a CDS encoding 6-bladed beta-propeller; the protein is MGYRVLAAVAVCAVVAGPIRALAGVSFDFLDATGGFGIGRESFDRPVDVVQDREENLYVVDRGNNRIQVLDRRGRFVREWGGRGFSPGSFDAPSAIAIDRAAGVLFVVDTGNHRIQKFDLNGKALLSFGRLGSGTGDFNKPLDVALDRKGNVYVADSGNNRIQKFDSSGKFLVEWGRFARRKGAELNNPVSLAYSEEGFGFVYVLNSPECRVQKYDIEGNLSKEWPMHRKGEGALCGPSRIRIEPRKYTVYIADTENDRVILFDRDGEPLGDLKTGKAGFRKPAGVSVDVTFDENVVVADTGNHLIQKFRRTR
- a CDS encoding TlpA family protein disulfide reductase; this translates as MTMRLFPKQKCRAGILAALVLLAASAGFAEERNMTPLSGGVPMIEGIKMLEAGAVAPDFTVKDTDGTSFRFAEEAAKKPVLIVFWSIFCEPCRFEMPVIQKLFEKHRDAISVAAVALDGEPLKNSIVGFVKQEGYTFKVLVDELDEREMFKVADPFGVAGTPTVFLVEKGGKIALAKVGRFKEEDLEKAIQSVLKK
- a CDS encoding redoxin domain-containing protein, giving the protein MRVIRTACLALLLLLVAAPAFGVAVGERAVPFEGETLGGERFRLADSIGKKVILLKFGSIYCSTCVSSLEDVSRIQRRFKASDLQIVGVNLDVYGLSRVRRFYRGYANLIKYPMVIDEKLAASRPYDIQSIPAHVIIDRQGVVRFVSTGASGDDLKILEEALGKVIRGESGIEKLAKELPLQVFLPINFTKTLQDSMYIVGKAKRGARVTLALNGGSRQSVTVMRDLFYIRTPLSLGSNYLEVSIVDPVGGRVNQGVVIFREPKMGSGIESPFPEYRFHNEKNEAPCRACHNMNPPEQGAQGFATATQFCLGCHKELTGQRQVHGPITIGGCAPCHQFNSRPNRYEVIAQGQDLCFKCHEEKRKDLIKSFLHGPMSAGLCTICHSPHASSEKYQLRRFMGDLCVMCHEAMKAVSFRKVVHKPVNDGACGGCHESHSSDRNDNFVKKPGNALCFSCHPNITKSTHNHPFGVPPKKERVIKLDKEGNLICVSCHEPHAGDESKLLVKGGCAKCHS
- a CDS encoding diguanylate cyclase, translating into MTKIHGTLGFKLVMASMVLALVTIGLGGVIVYKVSEDAIKVDAQATVKELAADLDNMNVVGDGGGQDLLDRLTRLKVQKFGAAWVMDRNGFLIAHMDPRYRGDAEARQFIGDYVVNLNVGEQPIQQLGEKNVAHKLKLLDLMDKFTAGFGSYTFRGETELIAFKVLKEKGWFVAVDQPISTAYSELDRIKHTIVTMCVVIAFLVFGFTWFAMRVIIRPYYREQEDTNRRLELLNQELESSKKRLEKSGNSLTRLYDLSIAMQYSGFLESHLPLVLGVAQERFEVDRILLFMPDEQGKFLRCRAAVGNVFESEEKVHVPLGPQGGGLFRAFQGKRTVLWDGDGPVPEENRILPPYDQIRSLRSRTYAIFPLISKDKVVGVLGVDNKMSRRSLSREDIGAIENFSYKMASLIENTLHFQSMRKAAQEMENRDRLTGLFHLRHVKTIAEEQIGGVVRDGVPLSVALIYISNFKEYNERNGYQRGDFVLQKTADMLKSLEVMGVVPGRCYGATFLALFPAKNREQATYLAAGFEKEFRQFPFYGEKRLAGEKLVVKVSVSEYTRDSGQTFDEFYSRLEEV